From the genome of Gryllotalpicola protaetiae:
GAACAACCCCTGATCACGAGTGAAAGGCAGGCAATGATGTCTGAAGAACCAGGCCGTCTGAACCGCCGCACCTTCGTCCGCGGCGCACTGGCCACCGCTGTGTTCCTGCCGCTGGCGGGCACGCTCGCCTCCTGCGCCGCGCCGAGCGGCGGAGGCGGCGGCACCAGCACGTCCGGAAGCAAGAGCGCCAAGAACCCGTTCGGCCTCGCCGACACGGCATCGGTCGAAGCGGTCATCTTCAACGGCGGCTACGGCTACGACTATGTGTCGTTCGCCGCCGACCAGGTGAAGAAGCAGTTCTCGAAGGTCACCATCAAGGTGAGCCCGTCGACGCAGATCGCGCAGCAGCTGCAGCCGCGGTTCGTCGGCGGCAACCCGCCGGACCTGATCGACAACTCCGGTGCGAACAGCATCGGCTTCAACACCATCGCCGATCAGCTGTCCACGCTCGACGACGTCTTCGAGGCGAACAACTACGAGGGCACGAAGATCGCCGACACGCTCTACCCCGCAGTGAAGGAGCCCGGCACGTTCTCGGGCAAGTTCGTCGCACTGAACTACGTCATGACCGTCTATGGCATGTGGTACTCGGCGTCGCTGTACGAGCAGAACGGCTGGCAGCCGCCGAAGACGTGGGACGAGGCGCTCGATCTCGGCGCCAAGGCCAAGTCGGCGGGCAAGTACCTGTTCGTCTGGGGCAAGGAGGCGGCGACCTACTACCTCACGATGGCGCTCGACTCCGCCATCAAGGAGGGCGGCACGCAGGTGCGCCTCGACCTCGAGAACCTGAAGCCGAACGCATGGTCGGCTCCCGAGATCCAGAGCGTGTTCAAGGCGCTCGAGACCGCGGTGAAGAACGGATTCTTCATCCCCGGCGGTGCCGGCACACAGTTCACCGCGGCCCAGGCCAAGTGGAGCAACGACCAGCAGGCGATCCTCTACCCCTCGGGCGGCTGGATCGAGAACGAGATGAAGAAGGCCACGAAGGACGGCTTCAAGATGACCGGCGCGCCCACGCCGACCGTCTCGTCGAGTTCGAAGCTGCCGTACGAGGCGCTGCGCTCGGCGGCCGGCGAGCCGTTCATCGTGCCCAAGCAGGGCAAGAGCCCCGCCGGCGGCAAGGAGATCCTGCGCGCCATGCTCTCGAAGGAGGCGGCGACGAACTTCTCGAAGACCCGTCTCGCGCCGACGATCGTCAAGGGCCTCGTTCCCGACGACGGCTTCGGCTCGACCGCGCTCGTGTCGCAGACGAAGATGCTGGATGCCGCAGGCACCAACGTCTTCAACTACCAGTTCCTCGACTTCTACGGGATGAACCAGGACCAGCTCGTGGTCTGGAACTCGTTCCTGTCGGGGCAGACCGACGCAGCGGGCCTCACCAAGGGCATGCAGGACATCAGCGACAAGGTCGCCGCCGACTCCTCCATTCCCAAGCTCAAGGTGACGAGCTGAGCATGACGAGCACCACGACGACGCCGGGCGGCGCACCTGTCGCCGCCCGGCGTCGCCGGCCTCGGCCGAGCTGGAACCGGATCAGCTTCATGCTGGTCTTCCTCGTGCTGCCCCTCGCGATCTTCGTGATCTTCGTGGTCTCGCCGTTCGCGCAGGCGCTGTACTACTCGATGACCGACTGGACCG
Proteins encoded in this window:
- the ngcE gene encoding N-acetylglucosamine/diacetylchitobiose ABC transporter substrate-binding protein, producing the protein MSEEPGRLNRRTFVRGALATAVFLPLAGTLASCAAPSGGGGGTSTSGSKSAKNPFGLADTASVEAVIFNGGYGYDYVSFAADQVKKQFSKVTIKVSPSTQIAQQLQPRFVGGNPPDLIDNSGANSIGFNTIADQLSTLDDVFEANNYEGTKIADTLYPAVKEPGTFSGKFVALNYVMTVYGMWYSASLYEQNGWQPPKTWDEALDLGAKAKSAGKYLFVWGKEAATYYLTMALDSAIKEGGTQVRLDLENLKPNAWSAPEIQSVFKALETAVKNGFFIPGGAGTQFTAAQAKWSNDQQAILYPSGGWIENEMKKATKDGFKMTGAPTPTVSSSSKLPYEALRSAAGEPFIVPKQGKSPAGGKEILRAMLSKEAATNFSKTRLAPTIVKGLVPDDGFGSTALVSQTKMLDAAGTNVFNYQFLDFYGMNQDQLVVWNSFLSGQTDAAGLTKGMQDISDKVAADSSIPKLKVTS